From the Zymomonas mobilis subsp. pomaceae ATCC 29192 genome, the window TCTTTAAGACCGCTTAAGGTATCAATCTTACCTTGGACAGCGGCCTCGGTAAGAACGCGGGTCGTTTCCTGGAAGGAGGCGGCAGAAATAAAGCTGCGGGTCTGAAGCGAAGCTTTAGTGATACCTAACAGAATAGGCATAGCCTGCGCTGGTTCCTGACCTTCGGCTTCCAGCTTGGCATTAACCGCCTCGAAGTCTTCTTTTTCGACCTGTTCACCCGGTAAGAAGATACTATCTCCAGCCTGCGTAATTTCAACTTTAAGCAACATCTGACGAACGATCGTTTCAATGTGCTTATCGTTAATTTTCACACCTTGCAGACGGTACACTTCCTGAATTTCCGAAACAAGATATTCAGCCAAGGCTTCAACACCCAGAACTTCCAGAATATCATGCGGATCAGGGCTACCACTGATCAGATTGTCACCCCGTTTGACGTGGTCACCTTCCTGAGCATCAATAACCTTGGATTTCGGCACCAGATATTCGATTGGCTCTGAACCATCATCTGGACGGATGATAACTTTCCGTTTGGCTTTATAATCTTTACCAAATTCGACGCGACCAGACACTTTCGCAATGATCGCATTTTCTTTTGGTTTCCGGGCTTCGAACAGCTCGGCCACACGTGGCAGACCACCGGTAATATCACGCGTTTTAGCCGATTCACGGCTGACACGCGCAAGAACGGTACCGGCCAAGACTTCTTGTCCGTCATCGACCGAAATAACCGTACCCGGTGACAGCATGTAACGGGCAGTTTCGCCAGAATCACCATTTAACAAAGTTAAACGTGGGCGAAGGTCTTCTTTACCCCGTGGTGCGCGATATTCCACTACCACGCGTTGAGAAATACCCGTTGCTTCGTCGACCTGTTCTGTCAGGGTCTGATTCTCTACCAAATCCTGATATTTGACGACGCCCGCACTTTCCGTCAGCACTGGAATGGTGAAAGGATCCCATTCGGCCAGTCGATCGCCCTTCTTCACCATATCACCATCTTCATGCAGCAAATGGGCACCCAGAAGGATACGGCTTGAGGCAAGTTCACGACCGTCAGCACCCATCAATGCCAATTCACCCGTACGGCTAAGCGCAATCAGCTTACCCTGAGGGTCAATAATGGTACGAAGATCACGATATTCCAGACGACCATCCGTGACAGCTTCAAGATGAGACTGTTCATTTAACTGAGCAGCACCACCAATATGGAAGGTACGCATCGTCAACTGAGTACCCGGTTCACCGATTGACTGTGCCGCAATAACGCCGACAGCTTCACCGATATTAACCGGCGTACCACGCGCAAGATCACGACCATAACAAGCGGCACAAACCCCGCCATGGGATTCACAGACCAACGGACTACGGATTTTTACAGACTGGATACCAATATCTTCGATAACAGCGATATGCGCTTCATCGAGCAGCGTGCCTACGGCGATCGCTGTTTTACCGTCGGTACCGATAATATCTTCCGCTAAAGTCCGTCCAAGGATACGTTCACCCAAAGAGGCAATAACATTACCGCCCTGTGTAATGGCCTTCATCTCAAGCGCGCGTTCGGTACCGCAATCCTCTTCAACGACCACACAATCCTGACTGACGTCCACAAGACGACGGGTCAAGTAACCAGAGTTAGCCGTCTTCAATGCGGTATCCGCAAGACCCTTTCGAGCACCATGGGTAGAGTTAAAGTATTCAAGAACGGTCAAACCTTCCTTGAAGTTCGAGATGATCGGCGTTTCGATGATTTCACCTGATGGTTTCGCCATCAAACCGCGCATACCAGCCAGCTGTTTAATCTGGGCAGCAGAACCACGGGCACCGGAATGCGCCATCATGTAAATAGCGTTAACCGGCAATTCCCGTCCATCTGGTCCTTTATGAACCATCTGGATTTCTTTCATCATCTCGGCCGCAACACGATCACCACAACGCGACCATGCATCGATGACCTTGTTGTATTTTTCCTGCTGCGTGATCAAACCATCCTGATACTGTTGTTCAAAATCTTGAACCAGACCACGGGTTTCTTCAACCAGGGCTTCTTTCGCCGCAGGAACGATCATATCGTCCTTACCGAAGGAAATGCCTGCCTTACAAGCGTATTTGAAGCCTAGCGACATGATCGCATCGGCAAACAATACCGTATCCTTCTGACCCGTATGACGGTAAACGGTATCGATGACATCACCGATATCTTTTTTCGTCAACAAACGGTTGATCGTTTCAAAAGGAACCTTGAAGTTTTTCGGCAGGGTTTCACCCAACAGCATACGACCCGGCGTAGTTTCAACCCGCTTCATGTAGGTCTCACCCTGCTCGTCCACCTGTGGCACACGGCTGGTGATTTTGCTGTGCAACGTAACCGCACCGACATTTAAGGCCTGATGCACTTCCGTCATATTGGCAAGACGCATACCTTCACCCGGTTCATTTTCTTTCGCCATGGAAAGATAATAAATACCGAGAACCATATCCTGCGACGGCACAATAATAGGCTTACCATTGGCCGGTGACAGAATATTATTGGTAGACATCATTAGCACGCGCGCTTCAAGCTGTGCTTCAAGGGATAGTGGCACATGAACGGCCATCTGATCACCATCAAAGTCAGCATTAAAGGCCGAGCAGACCAGAGGATGAAGCTGGATAGCTTTACCTTCGATCAAAACGGGTTCAAATGCCTGAATACCCAAGCGATGCAAGGTTGGTGCACGGTTTAACATCACGGGATGTTCGCGGATAACCTCTTCCAGAATATCCCAAACTTCTTTCCGCTCTTTTTCAACCCATTTCTTAGCTTGCTTCAAGGTCATTGAAAGACCTTTCGCATCAAGCCGCGAATAGATGAAGGGCTTAAAGAGTTCGAGCGCCATTTTCTTAGGCAGACCGCACTGATGTAATTTCAGCTCCGGCCCCGTCGTGATGACAGAACGACCTGAATAGTCAACGCGTTTACCCAACAGATTCTGACGGAAACGCCCCTGCTTACCTTTCAGCATATCTGATAAGGATTTCAGCGGACGTTTGTTACCCCCTGTAATCGTGCGACCGCGACGTCCATTATCAAACAGGGCATCGACCGCTTCTTGCAACATCCGTTTTTCATTGCGGACAATGATATCCGGTGCACGGAGATCCATCAGCCGCTTTAAACGGTTGTTACGGTTAATAACCCGACGATAAAGATCATTAAGGTCAGAGGTCGCAAAACGCCCTCCATCCAACGGCACCAACGGACGTAATTCTGGTGGAATAACCGGAATAACTTCCAGAATCATCCATTCAGGGCGGTTACCAGATTCGATGAAGCTTTCGACAACCTTCAAACGTTTGATAATCTTCTTCGGCTTCAGCTCTGATTTAGTATGCTTCAGCTCTTCAAGAAGATCTTCGCGCTCGGTTTCAAGATCAAGGGCTTCTAAAAGCTTCTTAACTGCTTCAGCACCGATACCCGCCGAGAAAGCATCTTCCCCATACTGATCCTGCGCATCAAGCAGTTCATCTTCAGTCAAAAGCTGGAATTTTTTGAGCGGGCTCAAACCCGGCTCAATAACGATATAGCTTTCGAAATAAAGGACCCGTTCGAGTTGCTTCAACTGCATATCAAGCAGAAGACCGATACGGCTTGGTAAGGATTTTAGGAACCAGATATGCGCAACCGGCGCTGCTAGTTCAATATGACCCATCCGCTCACGGCGCACCTTGGAAACGGTGACTTCAACGCCGCATTTTTCGCAGACGATGCCTTTATATTTCATGCGCTTATACTTGCCGCATAAGCATTCGTAATCTTTAATCGGGCCAAAGATACGTGCGCAGAAAAGACCATCCCGTTCCGGTTTAAAGGTACGGTAATTGATCGTTTCAGGCTTTTTTATCTCGCCATAAGACCATGAACGGATCCGCTCAGGAGAAGCGATGCTGATCTGGATGTGATCAAAATGCTCCGGACTAGCAAGCGGATTGGCAAAATTAGCTAATTCGTTCATTCTCAATCCCTTCATAGAAAGGGCCAATAGATAAGGCAGGGGCACATGGTACAGCGATTAGAGCCATACCATGTGTAGGAAGATCAGCGTTTATTCAGCGGCTACCTGAAAACTGCCATCGTCTTCATCCTGCGCCTTGGTCGTCTTAAGCTCGACGTTCAGCCCCAGACTGTGCATTTCCTTGACAAGCACATTGAAGCTTTCAGGAATGCCCGCCTCAAAGGTGTCATCGCCCTTTACAATGGCTTCATAAACCTTGGTTCTGCCGACGACATCATCAGATTTGACCGTCAGCATTTCCTGTAAGGTATAAGCAGCCCCATAAGCCTGCAACGCCCAAACTTCCATTTCACCGAAGCGCTGGCCACCGAACTGTGCTTTACCACCCAGCGGCTGCTGCGTGACAAGACTATAGGGGCCAATGGAACGGGCATGGATTTTGTCATCGACCAAATGATGCAGTTTAAGCATATAAATATACCCAACCGTCACCTTACGATCGAACTGTTCACCTGTCCGACCATCGTAAAGCTCAACCTGTCCAGAATCATCGACACCGGCCAGAGCTAACATGTCGGAAATATCTTCAGGTTTGGCACCATCGAAAACCGGCGTTGCCATAGGCACACCATTTTTCAAAAGGCCAGCCATCTCAACGATCTGGGCATCGCTACGCGCATTGATATCGTCTGTATATTTCTCGCCATAGACTTCCAACAGCCGTTCTTTCACAGCTTCGGGTGGAGAGAAATCCCATTCGTAACGATCAGCATTCGCTTCACGCCATTCATCAAGAGCATTACGGATTTTAGCACCCAGACCACGAGCAGCCCAACCCAAATGGGTTTCGAAGATCTGACCGATGTTCATACGACTTGGCACACCCAATGGGTTAAGCACAATATCGACAGGCGTCCCATCCGCAAGGAAAGGCATATCTTCAGGTGGCAAGATACGGCTGATAACCCCTTTGTTACCATGACGACCGGCCATCTTATCACCTGGCTGAAGCTTACGCTTCACGGCGACAAAGACTTTTACCATTTTCAGAACACCCGGTGGTAATTCATCACCCCGTTGTGCTTTTTCAACGCGATCTTCAAACCGCTTCCGAATGATCTCATCAGCACTATCATACTGATTTTTGATCGCTTCGAGGTCAGCCTGACGTGCATCGTCGATTACCGCAAATTTGAACCATTTATGGGGTTCAACAGAGACGAGCACTTCCTCGTCAATTACGGCACCTTTTGGGATAGTTTTGAGCGGAGCAGCAGCCACCTGCTGACCCATCAATACTTCCTGAAGCTGCGCATAGGTGGCGCGATTCAAAATCGCGCGTTCATCCTCACGGTCTTTCGTCAAACGCTCAATTTCTTCGCGTTCGATAGCCATTGCGCGTTCATCTTTATCCACACCATGACGGTTAAAGACACGAACATCGACAATAGTACCCGCAACACCGGGGGGCAGACGTAAGGAGGTATCGCGAACATCCGACGCTTTTTCACCAAAAATGGCGCGCAGCAATTTTTCTTCTGGCGTCATGGGGCTTTCGCCCTTGGGGGTGATTTTACCGACTAAAATATCGCCCGGCTGCACTTCTGCACCGATATAAACGATACCGGCTTCATCAAGGTTGCGAAGGGCATCCTCGCCGACATTCGGAATATCACGGGTAATATCTTCCGGCCCAAGCTTGGTATCCCGTGCCATTACTTCAAATTCATCAATGTGAATTGAAGTGAACACGTCATCCTTCACAATGCGTTCGGAAATCAGAATGGAATCTTCATAGTTATAACCATTCCAAGGCATAAAGGCGACGAGCACATTGCGCCCTAACGCCAATTCACCCATTTCGGTGGAAGGCCCATCCGCTAACACATCACCGGCATTCACAATATCGCCAACACTTACCAACGGACGCTGGTTAATGCAGGTTGATTGATTAGAACGCTGGAATTTCATTAACCGATAGATGTCGACACCGGGTTTGCCAGCTTCGACTTCGCCGGTTGTACGGATAACGATACGAGAAGCATCAACCTGATCGACGATACCGGAACGTCTGGCCGAGATGGCAGCTCCAGAATCACGTGCGACGGTTTCTTCCATTCCGGTACCAACAAACGGTGCTTCTGCCCGAACTAACGGAACAGCCTGCCGCTGCATGTTGGAACCCATCAAAGCGCGGTTAGCATCATCGTTTTCAAGGAACGGAATGAGAGAGGCTGCTACCGAAACCAACTGTTTCGGGCTCACATCCATCAACGTAACCTGTTCACGCGGAGCCATGAGGAATTCACCCGCTTCACGTGCAGAAACCAGATCTTCCACAAAATGCCCTTCGGCATCTAATTCTGCGTTAGCCTGTGCAACCGTGTAACGGCTTTCTTCCATTGCGGAAAGATAGACAACCTCATTTGTTACCTTGTGATCGACGACCTTACGATAAGGCGTTTCGATAAAGCCATATTTGTTAATACGGCTAAAGGTAGCAAGCGAGTTAATCAGGCCGATATTCGGACCTTCTGGCGTTTCAATCGGGCAGATACGACCATAATGCGTAGGATGAACGTCGCGCACTTCAAAGCCCGCACGTTCACGCGTTAGACCACCCGGCCCAAGCGCTGAAACACGACGTTTATGCGTGACTTCAGAAAGCGGGTTGGTCTGATCCATAAATTGTGAAAGCTGCGAAGAACCGAAGAATTCACGAACCGCGGCAACCGCTGGTTTCGCATTAATCAGATCATTCGGCATCACCGTTGAGACATCAACCGAGGACATGCGCTCTTTAACGGCGCGTTCCATGCGGAGAAGACCTACACGATACTGATTTTCTAGCAATTCACCGACAGAACGGACACGACGGTTACCGAGGTTATCGATATCGTCGACTTCTCCCTTACCATCTTTTAGATCAACCAGCGTTTTTACAACGGCCAGAATATCTTCAGCGCGTAAGGTAGTCGTTGTATCCGGACAATCCAGATCAAGACGCATATTCAATTTTACGCGACCAACAGCGGATAAGTCATAACGTTCTGGATCGAAGAACAAACCATAGAAAAGGGCTTCAGCCGTTTCCTTGGTGGGCGGTTCCCCCGGACGCATAACACGATAGATCTCGGCCAGGGCATGGTCGCGATCTTCGGCTTTATCTGCCTTTAAGGTATTCCGAATCCATGGACCCGTTGAAACGTGGTCAATATCCAAAAGATCAAGAGTGACGACACCGGCATTATCCAGTAATTCCAGATTTTCAGGCGTGACTTCATCACCTGCCTCAATCCAGATACGTCCCGTTGATTCTTCGATAATATCGTAGGCGGAATAGTGACCGTAAATTTCTTCAGTCGGAATGAGAAGCGTTTCTAAACCATCCCGTCCGGCTTTATTGGCGGCACGTGGAGAAATTTTCTGACCCGCTGGAAAGATAACCTCGCCGGTATCGCCATTAACGATATCAAAAATCGGTTTACGACCACGCCAGCTTTCAGCGATATAAGGCACCTTCCAGCCCCCGTCACCACGGACGAAAGTGATCGTATTATAAAAATGATGCAGAATCTGTTCTGCATTCAGGCCTAAAGCATAGAGTAGGCTCGTAACCGGTAACTTGCGCTTACGGTCAATCCGAACATTAACAATATCTTTGGCATCGAATTCAAAATCGAGCCAAGAACCACGATAAGGAATAACACGGGCAGCAAACAGGTATTTACCTGAAGAATGCGTTTTACCTTTATCATGATCAAACAGAACACCCGGGCTACGATGCATCTGGCTGACAATAACGCGTTCTGTACCATTGATGAAGAAGGTACCATTCCGCGTCATGAGGGGCATGTCACCCATATAGACATCTTGTTCTTTAATATCGAGAACAGAACGGGTGTCAGTGTCGGGATCGACTTCAAAAACGATCAGACGCAAGGTGACGCGCATCGGTGCAGCATAGGTAATACCCCGCTGACGACATTCATCTACGTCAAATTTGGGTTCTTCAAGCTCATACTGAACAAAATCCAGCTCAGCCACGCCCCCAAAATCACGGATCGGGAAGACAGACCGAAGTGTCTTTTCTAATCCCGAAACATAATTATCCTGTGGGCGTGAACGCAGAAAGTTTTCATAACTATCACGCTGAACTTCAATCAGATTCGGCATATCCACTACTTCATGGATATTACCAAACATCTTGCGAATACGCTTCTTCATACTCGCATGGCCGATAGCAGATGCCTTGGTCGCCATATAATCCTCACGCTTCTCAACCGGTCGCCTTGTTAGGGGCGGACTCCTGCCGACAAAGAGTTTATCTCTTGGACAAGATATAAAACTGTTTTATCGGTTTGGCCGAATGCCTTAATGCACATTGCTATAGACAACAAAAAGCCGCGACACATCGAAGGTATCGCAGCTGTCAGCGTCTTTTGCCTGTAGTTTCCTATACTTAGATCCCTGCGCAAGATGGATCTTATCCCGAAAAACTAACAGGAAAGCTTAAATATAAAAATATCTAAGCGTTTACTATGATAGCAATATAGGGAGGCTATCGGTAATTGTCGAGAGGGCACTCGATTTTTTATCTAAAAAAATTATAAATTTTTATAGAAGCAGATTTTTTCCAACGAAGTTTTAAAAAAGTAGAATTATCCGCAACCAAAAATTGGACTCTATATAAACAAAAAAGGCGGCCTTAGGATAAGACCGCCCTTTTTTATAAGGCTTAAGAAGCTTTAAAGCTTACTTCAGCTCAACGGTAGCACCGGCGGCTTCAAGCTGCTTTTTCAGCTTTTCAGCTTCGTCCTTAGCAACGCCTTCTTTGACGGGCTTCGGAGCACCTTCGACGAGCGCTTTAGCATCCGTCAAGCCAAGACCCGTGATTGCACGGACTTCCTTAATGACGTTGATCTTCTTGCCACCGTCACCGGTGAGGATCACATCAAATTCGGTCTTTTCTTCAGCAGCAGCAGCGCCAGCAGCAGCAGGAGCAGCAACAGCAACAGCGGCAGAAGCAGAAACGCCCCATTTGTCTTCGAGAAGCTTAGAAAGTTCAGCAGCTTCAAGAACGGTCAGCGCGGACAGATCTTCAACAATTTTTTCTAAATCAGCCATGATTAACTCCGTAGCGGGGTAAAAATATGCCCCGTGGTTTCAGTTGTTTACTCAAAAAAATCAGGCAGCATCTTTGGCGGCATAAGCACCAAAAACACGTGCAAGCTGACTGGCGGGAGCCTGAATCGTCTGGGCGATTTTGGTTGCAGGTGCACTGATGAGACCCACAATTTTCGCACGCAGTTCGTCCAGGGACGGCAGTTCAGCAAGCGCCTGCACGCCAGCCGTATCGAGGAGAACGTTACCCATGACCGCGCCAACGATTTCCAACTTTTGGTTGGTCTTCGCGAATTCGACCGCTACTTTGGCAGCAGCAACCGGATCCGGTGACGTGGCAAGAGCCGTTGGACCCGTCAGCAATTCGCTGAGCGGAGCCTGCGGCGTTCCTTCGACGGCAATGCGGGCGAGCTTGTTTTTAGCCACTTTGAAGCTGGCACCGGCTTCACGCATTTTTGAACGCAACACAGTGGACTGTGCAACGGTCAAACCGAGATTACGGGTGACAACAATGACACCTGACTCAGCAAACGCGCTTTTAAGACCGGCAACCAGCTCAACCTTTTGAGCTCGTTCCATGCCTCACTCCTTATACGTTGCCTCAATGACCATCCATTAAGGCATTCAAAGTCATCAGATAAATACGCCATCTGATAACTTGTCCGAGGGGTTCGGCAACCAGTCTTAGTTTGCACTTAAAGCCGGTTAAACACTGAAACCCCGTCTATGCGGGTGATTAAGATAGAAAAACCTATCTCCCGCAGTCTCGGACGGCACTGGTTCTGGATAAAAATTCTATCCAAAACAAACTATAAAAAACTTTTCAGGCGGGTCTTTAAAGAAAGACCCGATGAAGATCAAGCCGCAGCAGGAAGATCGGCGATATCAATATCGATACCAGGGCCCATCGTGGAAGAAAGCGCAATTTTCTTCACATAACGACCTTTGGCACCGGCTGGTTTTGCTTTTAACAGAGCATCAACCAACGCATCGAAATTGGCGCGAATATCTTCTGCAGAGAAGCTCGCTTTACCAATACCGCTATGGATAATACCGGTACGATCGACACGATATTCAACCTGACCGCCCTTGGCCGCTTTCACGGCTTCCGTGACATTCATCGTCACCGTGCCAAGCTTAGGGTTAGGCATCATACCCTTTGGCCCAAGAATCTTACCTAAACGACCAACAACACCCATCATGTCAGGGGTTGCAATGCAACGATCGAAGTCAATCGTGCCGCCTTGAATAGCATCCATCAGATCTTCTGCGCCCACGACTTCTGCACCAGCGGCCTTGGCTTCTTCGGCCTTAGGTCCACGGGCGAAAACACCGACGCGAACATTTTTACCCGTACCCTTAGGCAGAGTCACAACGCCACGAACCATCTGATCAGCATGACGCGGATCAACACCAAGGTTAACGGCCAATTCAATGGTTTCATCGAATTTAGACGTTGCATATTGACGCACCAGCGCAATAGCTTCTTCTACGGTGTAGAGTTTCGTCTTATCAACGCCGGCTGCAATAGCTTTCGCTTTTTTTGAGAGTTTAGCCATCTAATCAGCCCTCCACCACTTCGAGGCCCATAGCACGGGCAGAACCTTCGATGATGCGCGTTGCTGCATCGACATCATTTGCGTTAAGATCAGGCATCTTGGTGTTAGCGATCTCAACAATCTGGGAGCGCTTGATTTTACCAGCTACAGCCTTACCCGGTTCTTTAGAACCAGATTTCAAGTTGAGCGCCTTTTTCAGAAGGTAAGATACAGGGGGCATCTTGCTTTCAAAAGAGAAAGAACGGTCAGCATAAACTGTAATGATGGTTGGAAGCGGAGTACCTGGCTCCATACCCTGCGTTTTGGCATTGAAAGCCTTGCAGAATTCCATAATGTTAACGCCGCGCTGACCCAAAGCTGGACCGATTGGCGGACTTGGATTAGCTTTACCTGCCGGCACCTGCAGCTTAATATAGCCGGTAATCTTTTTTGCCATTTTATTCACCCTTTTTCAGGTTGAGCGGTTTACCGGTGACCCCTGTGGTCACCTCCCGCAAAAGGCTTCAATTTTTGTATTGAAGCCTAATTCTTAATAATTTCAGTAAAATTTACTCGGCGCGTTCAACCTGTTCAAACTCTAATTCAACAGGCGTTGCACGACCAAAAATGGAAACAGACACTTTAACTCTTGCGCGGTCAAAATCGAGATCTTCAACGACACCATTAAAGCTAGCAAAGGGGCCTTCAAGCACTTTCACTTGATCACCGATTTCAAAATCGACCTTGATCTGTGACTTTTTGCCCGCCACTTCAGCCTCAGCTTTACGATTGAGGATATGATCAGCCTCGGCATCACTAATAGGTTGAGGTTTTCCAGAAGATCCCAGGAAACCGGTTACCTTCGGTGTATTTTTAACTAGATGATACACATCTTCGTTCATATTCAACTTGGCAAGAACGTATCCGGGAAAGCATTTCCGCTCGACAGCTACTTTTTTACCACGACGAACTTCAACGGCTTGTTCAGTTGGAACTTCGATAGCCTCGACAAGATGCTGAAGACCTAAACGATCAGCCTCGGAAGCTACCGCTTCTTTAACCTTATTCTCAAAACCGGAATAAGCGTGAATAATATACCAGCGCGACATGAAACCAAAAATCCCTTAAGCCAGTAACGACAAGAGAAGCCGAACAACATGGCTGAAAGCAGCGTCGACAACAAAGAAAAAGACACCAAGCAAGATAGCCATTATGGCGACCATAATAGCCGTCATGATAGTTTCCCGTCTGCTTGGCCATACTACTTTAGCAGTTTCGGCCCGGACCTGCCGAAAAAATTCGGCCGGTGTTATTTTGGCCATGTATGCCTCCAAGCTGAAAGCCAGTTTCGTTTGACGCAATTGGCCAGATCTTCTGAAATCAGCCTTGCATAAATCTTTCTATTCCGCGTTACCTTAAATTACCAGAAAAATGGCAGGAGCGGAGGGACTCGAACCCACGGCCCTCGGTTTTGGAGACCGATGCTCTACCAACTGAGCTACAC encodes:
- the nusG gene encoding transcription termination/antitermination protein NusG, which encodes MSRWYIIHAYSGFENKVKEAVASEADRLGLQHLVEAIEVPTEQAVEVRRGKKVAVERKCFPGYVLAKLNMNEDVYHLVKNTPKVTGFLGSSGKPQPISDAEADHILNRKAEAEVAGKKSQIKVDFEIGDQVKVLEGPFASFNGVVEDLDFDRARVKVSVSIFGRATPVELEFEQVERAE
- the secE gene encoding preprotein translocase subunit SecE; its protein translation is MAKITPAEFFRQVRAETAKVVWPSRRETIMTAIMVAIMAILLGVFFFVVDAAFSHVVRLLLSLLA